The Fusarium fujikuroi IMI 58289 draft genome, chromosome FFUJ_chr05 DNA segment CTGGCCCGGACTATGGCCCAGCTGTCTCAGCCTCGCCGCTATTGATCCCCCATTTTGTCCATTTTGTCCATATTGTTCGTTGTCGATTGTGCTTCCGCCTGTGCTCTGCGCGCCGAGGTTCTTAGTAGGGCTTCGAGGTCGTCCGGCTGATGTCGCAGCGGTTAAGGCGCCATTGTCCTTCTGCGGAGGTGGAGGAGCAGGTTTGGTCTTGTTGAAGGCGAGTGTTGCGCCCCTGAGGGCAGCGGCAGCATCGGAAGAGCCCGTCGTATGGGCAGCGACGGGAGTCATCACCGTCAAGGCGGCATTGACATTGAAGGTTTTAAGGAATGCGATATGAGGTCATCCGAGGGTTTGTGCAATAGGGGTCGTAATGAGAGGTCGGATATCTAGGATATACTGGAgatttgaggttgatgattgatgaGGAAAAGGTGAGATGATGGGTAGATCGGATAAGATGTTGTATAGATCACGAGTTGAAAGTTTTGGGTCCCGTCGGGGTCTGAGACTTGAGACTGGCAGGGTTCACGTCAACGTCTCACGTCTCGCTCGCGGCTGCAACGGAACCTCAGTAGAGTTCATTAAGAGCAGCCGCGAATTCCAGGGACCTTAAGCGGGATGTTCCACCTGTAGCACAGAAGTCTCGGGCCCCTCAAGGGCGCTAGAGCCTCTATTGGCTTAGGTTAGCCAACATAAACGGTCGGCAGCGCTGGCAGGACAAAACCCCTGGCTATTTTTGGCAGCGCAAGACCCAGATCACGGGGTTACCAAGGAGACGGACGGGATAGCTGCATGTCATTGAGTCGCTAAGATTCGTAATCGTGCCTAGGTACGGATAagtctaggtacctaggtgGCTAATTCAACCTGTAGAGTACCGAGTAATACGCTGTCAATTCTAACTAATCCTGCTATTTTTATTCAGCTTCTATTTGCTGTCGAAGAATGGTTTACAGGAATCAGCTCCTAGTTCGGCGTCTTCACTTTCGTAGAACACCGTCATCTTATTCCGATCCATGAAGCCATTACCTGAGTCCAGTTTCCCCTTCACATTCAGCAATGTCTATTACTTAGAGTCCCAGGGAAGCTAGCAAAACTCAGGACCCATCCTAAGTGACAAAGAAGACCATCTAAAGCCTTCTAAGCCTATTTTGAgtttacctaaatctttttatgACTAGGAACAAAGGTCCCGAGTCTTCCTGCTCCCTCAAGAGCCTTCACCTTGATCTGCGATATTGCCACTCAACCACCAGCATCTAGGCCGGGAGATCTTCATCCAGAGATCTAGACCACTCATCTACAACCCTCCCTTCAAATTATGCTTTTATCTGATCCGAATAAGGCATGTCTATCAAACAAAGTCACGAGCTTAACACACACAAGAGTTGAGAAGTGAAACTAGTCGCAGCCATTAATATGAGCTAGTCCAACACAGGACGATACAAGTAAGCACTTAAGACGCCTTCTATCGCTTTCCACCAATCCAAAACAATGCCCTCCCTTTTTCGTATGCTTATTTGTACTTGACGGTTCCATCGCCCATCTCATGAATCTGAGCAGTATTAGAATCAGGAGCTTCAACCAGCACTGGAGCTCCTCCTAGGATGGGAGGTGAAGGGCTCTGTTGCCAGCCCTGAGGGGGCGGTGATCCAGTATGCCATTCCTGGTAAGGATGcatgtgttgttgttgaggggcCATTCCGTACGGCATTTGCGGCTGCGTGTGTGCTTGGTCTGACATCAATGGCTGAGCTgctgctttcttcttgttgtctcgtcgatggatgaagaagatgatgaggccCACGGCAACGAGAACGGCGACACCTCCAACGACGCCGCCAGCGATAGCGCCTACGGGTGTACTGCTTCCTCCACTGTTGTCCTTGTTTTCTTCACCGTCGTCGTTCTGGGGTGCGCCTGTGACTGTTGTGGTCGATGCTGCGGTTGTCGACTTGGATGAGACTTCGGTGGTTGATTCTTCTGTGCTTGATGCCTCGGTGGTGGCCAGGGCTGGGAAGACGTCTACGCCTAGTGTTGACTGTTCGAAGTCGCTTACACCATCTGGGAAGTTCATGCTGCTGAAGCCTGATTGTGTATGGCAAGGGTACTTCTCGATGTTGTTGGGGAAGTAGATGGTGTAACACTCCGTCTTTGTATCGGCAGTACTGTTCAATTGAATCAGCGAATGCCTCATATTGTGAAACTCGGACTTGACTCACCATTTCTGAATGTTTGTGTTCCGTCTACAGTCCACATCACACTTGTCCGGGTTCAAGGCATCGGCACTGTTCATACAGGCCGTCTTGAAGTCCCTCTCACCACAAAACGCAACATTGTACTTGTCATTCTCGTACATACACCTCACACCGCCAGTAcatgtgaagaagaaagatgtgTTTGGCGTGTAAAAACCACAAGTGTTGTCCGGGGCGACAGTGATGCTGAGAGTCTCAGTAGTTGCGTCTGCGCGAGCATATACATGACGGATAGCACCAAGTCTCGCCGGTGAAGTAGGTTCTGGTGCTGAAGGTGGCAGATCAAACTCAAGAGCACTCGTCTTGTCAAGAGAGAAAGACACCAGAGCTGCCACAGCGAGCCATCTCATCGAGGAACCCATCTCTGAAGTCGATATACGGAGAATTGAActgaagccaagactggAGGGTGtaagagaggaagagagggaGGTGGTGAGAGAATTAGAGAAATTGGAAGACAATCCTTATGAAGGATTGCCTTTCGAATCGACTAGGAAACAGCCCTGCCACCATATCTAGCTCATAAAAGAGCCAATCATTCAAAGTCAGCCCATCTCTCGAAACACAgccagccttggccaacGCCCTTAGCTCATTACAAGTGTGAACGGCTGAGGAGCTAAGAAATTAACCATAAGCGCTTATTGGCGCCATCAACCCGAATTGGGTATGCAGCCCACCTATACCCAAAATATGCTAGTCAAAAGCCAAGTCTCAACCTCTTGATAGGGCTGTGTAGCTTGAGTTTTGGTCAAACATGACCGACCCTCTCATGTCTTGAGTTTTGTGGGTTAAGCTACTCCTTCAAACTCCATCAGTCTCTTGAGCTGAACTTCTAGAGTAGTTCTAAAGACGGGTATTTCTCAGAGATCAGTTCTTGGTCCTGGCCCTGGTCCTGGCCCTGgtcctggtgttgaggaggatgtgCTTCAGTTGCAAGGGATGATATTTCTGGCCCCCAAATATCGTCACCGAGATAAATGACAGGCAAGGAAATCCTTCTGtctcaatcaatcaatcaatcatcgCAGCGCTTCGGGTGGCAATTAGCCGACATCGTATCTTCTGCAGCTAGCTCAGAACTGGATACAAATGATTGTCTACTTGATCCTGATTATCTTGTTTTCGGTCAACTCTTGAAGCTGTTCTCTAACGACATAGACTCACTTCTCGTTACTTGTCACTACCCGTGTCGCTCACTATGCAAGAGACAAGGGGAAAGTCTGCTTGTGTATCACACCTCACGTTCAAACGAATAAAAAGGCATAATCACGAAAACACAAGCCTGCATGGGTCAACAAATGCGAGGAATATTTACCAGCCTAGAGATGGAACAAGCTATCTCGGTCCCGTCCATCGCTAATTAGAGCTCCGGCGCCCGGTATAATGCTGAGCAATTGGGCTTCTCATCTCCCCATTGCTGATCCGCATATTGTTTCAATTATGCTCTATGCCCAATCAGGGAAAATACCCGAATCTACGATCTCAGCCCTGCAAGGTGCGGATGCCATTACCCGTTCACAGCCACAAGTcaggccaaatcgacaatGAAAACTCATGAATCCCTCTTCGAGATAAGTATTTCAGTGCTATTGCTGGGTAGCACATTCACAGATGATGATTATTGAGAGACTTTTGAGGATGAATGAGCAGGGTTTATGGTACAGCATTACAGAACATGCGGAACCCAGTGCTACCTTTCTTAGGTAGTTCAACCTATCAGTTATATAACGCCGCTTTGGTAGATATGAAGCCATCTGTGGTGGACAGCGGCTGTATAATGAAATGACTTTGGCTTATAGATCTGGCTATCAACAAACCTCACATGCATCATATCACGGTTAATTATTCTAATTAAGACTACCTAGTTGTGACAAGTAGCGTTGAGCTAAAGTACAACGCCTGGTCTATATAGAATACAAATCATCTTCagctatagttatagttatatttaggtatCTCTCGCTCCTTACTACCACTCTCGTCTACACTCCCACATCATCATGAATACATTTCTGTTACATATTGTTTCAGGCCACAAGTCCAGTGTATCTCAGTTGCAAAACAGAGGATAACAATTGTCAGCCATCTGGTGTGcacttctttctttttcttcatgTATAGCACCTTTTCCTAGTTCTTCTCGCGATCCTCCTTCAGTGAAACAATGCGATTGAGCACAATCTTGTCATCTGTGCTATCCGAGTCCATAGCCTGCAGCATtgttagttatatatttttgTCCAGGGTGACAGATACTCACAAAGTAGGCAACACGCATGGCCTGGAATCGAACACTCTCGGGGCCGCTAGCCTCGCTCGTCTCTCCAGCAGTGACAGGCCAGGGAGCTCTCTCGCGCACCTCCTTGAAACCCTCCTCTACCAGGGCCTCGGGATAAACAACCTCACTGTTGGGGTTGACATCGTTCAAGAAGCCGCCCTCAACGGCTGTGGGGTCATCAGACTTGAACAGAGCGCTATGCACTCGGGCTTCCAGCTTGATGGAGCCCTCAGGCACCCACTGGATGTAAGTCTTGGGCTTGCTCTCCTTGTCGAACACGGCCTTGATGCTGGTAACCTTGCCTGACTCGTCCTTCTCGAATGAAGTGGCCTTAATGGGGTGGGGAGCGTTGAGAAGACCAACAGTCTTCCCAGGGGCGAGTCGGAAGTAGCCCTTGATGTCCTCCTCTCGGAAATCGGAGCGGTCAATGTAAACGGTCTTGGTTAGGCGTACCTTGTGTGTACCGAACTTGGGGTCCTTGGGTGAGTAGGGTACCTCGAGCTCCTGGGTCTCTTCCAAATCCTCAATGACGATGGGGACAGGATCCAGGACAAGCATTAGTCTCGGTACTGTGTTCTCGAGGTATCGGCGGACGGTCTGCTCGAATCGAGCAATCTGGATGATTGTCTTGGCAGTGGTAACACCAAGCTCATTGATAAAGGCCAAAAGAGCACCAGGAGGAATACCTCTGCGCTTGATGGCAATGAGTGTATACAGTCGAGGGTCATCCCAGCCGCGAACAATCCCACCCTCaaccagcttcttgagagctcGCTTGCTCATAATGGTTCCACTAACGTTAAGTCGGCCTGTTTTCCGTCAGCATTACACACAGACTCAACGCAAGGGGGGATTCGTACCAAACTCTCGCTGCATAGGCTCGTAAACCTCGAGAGACTTGTTCAACCACTCGTAGCTTTCACGGGATAGAATGAACTCGGTCGTGCACAGACTGTGAGTGATACCCTCGAAGCTATCACAAAGGCAGTGTGTGAAATCGTAGGTAGGGAAGATCTTCCACTCGGGAGCTCGGTGGTgaggcttctgcttcttgggtATTCTGTAGGCCGCAAGATCCCACATCTGGGGGTTTCCGCTTGTGATGTCCTGCTTCATGCGGAGGAAAGCGGTCTGAGGCTCGTATTTTCCATCGTGCATGTCCTGGAACTTCTGAAGGTTCGTCTCAATATCTTGCTCGGCGTGTTTGCATCGGTAACGCGGTCCCTCCTTTCCTTCCTTTCCACCACGCTGGAGCTTAATCTCGGCCTCGTTACAGTGGCAGACATaggccttctccttcttgatgagctccttgGCGAGATCGAAGAGCTTCTGGAAGTTGTCACTTGAGTGAGTGATGGCACTGGGCTCGAATCCTGGATTAATATCAGGTTAGAATAAGTCGGTTTCCAGGATCACGAATAGAAGGTGCCCACCAAGCCATCGGATAATCTTGAGGATCCATTCAAAGTaaacttcctcctcttcatcgggGTTCGTGTCGTCGAATCTTCTCTTGTTAGCTAGGGTAAAAGCACTTGTCAGACAGTATCATACCGAAGAATCTACCACATATTAGCACTATGAATCACAACAGCCCACTCCCGAGCTTACCGTCTTGCCACCATGATAGCGAGCAAAGCCAAAGTCAATGGCAATAGCCTTTGCGTGACCCAAATGAAGATATCCGTTCGGCTCGGGGGGGAATCGAGTAACTACAGGCTTCACAGGTCGCTCCTTGTAAACGTCGGCGAGGAAGCCCTGCTTGA contains these protein-coding regions:
- a CDS encoding probable glutamine-tRNA ligase, producing the protein MSDPVAEVTEGTVKLVLDEVTGEQVTRNELKKRTQKRAKKAAAQASREEKAKNQEANPKPAAPKPKAQEPTQLDPDAMFKQGFLADVYKERPVKPVVTRFPPEPNGYLHLGHAKAIAIDFGFARYHGGKTILRFDDTNPDEEEEVYFEWILKIIRWLGFEPSAITHSSDNFQKLFDLAKELIKKEKAYVCHCNEAEIKLQRGGKEGKEGPRYRCKHAEQDIETNLQKFQDMHDGKYEPQTAFLRMKQDITSGNPQMWDLAAYRIPKKQKPHHRAPEWKIFPTYDFTHCLCDSFEGITHSLCTTEFILSRESYEWLNKSLEVYEPMQREFGRLNVSGTIMSKRALKKLVEGGIVRGWDDPRLYTLIAIKRRGIPPGALLAFINELGVTTAKTIIQIARFEQTVRRYLENTVPRLMLVLDPVPIVIEDLEETQELEVPYSPKDPKFGTHKVRLTKTVYIDRSDFREEDIKGYFRLAPGKTVGLLNAPHPIKATSFEKDESGKVTSIKAVFDKESKPKTYIQWVPEGSIKLEARVHSALFKSDDPTAVEGGFLNDVNPNSEVVYPEALVEEGFKEVRERAPWPVTAGETSEASGPESVRFQAMRVAYFAMDSDSTDDKIVLNRIVSLKEDREKN